DNA from Microbacterium sp. SORGH_AS_0969:
CACCATCGTCATCCCACCCGACCTGCGGTACGCGGTGGCCCTGATCGTGCTCATCGGCGTGCTGCTCTTCCGGCCGCAAGGTGTGCTCGGTCGTAAAGAGCGGATCGGCTGAGGAAAGACGACATGGACTGGCTTTCGATCTTCAACAACGCCGCGGGCGAGCTCATCAGCCCGACCACCGCGGCCTACGCCCTCGCCGCCATCGGCCTCAGCGTGCACTTCGGCTATGCCGGACTGCTCAACTTCGGTCAGGCGGGCTTCATGGCCGTCGGTGCCTATGCCTTCGCCATCGCGACCCTCTCGCTCTCGGCCCCCGTGTGGCTCGCGATCCTCATCGCGATCGCCGCATCGGTGCTGTTCGCCTTCATCCTCGGCATCCCGACGCTGCGACTGCGCGCCGACTACCTCGCGATCGTCACGATCGCGGCGGCCGAGATCGTGCGCTACGTCGTCTCGACGGTCGGTCTGACCGACATCACCGGCGGATCGCAGGGTCTGAACGGCTACAACCGCGAGTTCCAGGCGCTCAACCCCCTGCCGGGCGGCACCTACGGCATCGGGCCGTGGACCTACTCGGCGAACGACTGGTGGGTGCGTCTGTTCGGCTGGGGCCTCGTCATCGTCGCGACGCTCCTCGTCTTCCTGCTCATGCGCAGCCCGTGGGGTCGCGTCGTGAAGGGCATCCGTGAAGACGAGGATGCCGTGCGCAGCCTCGGCAAGAACGTCTACGCCTACAAGATGCAGGCGCTCGTGCTCGGCGGCGTCATGGGCGGCCTCGCGGGCGTGGTGTTCATCCTCCCCCGCGCAGTGCAGCCCGGTAACTACGGCACGGCGCTGACGTTCTTCATCTGGACCGCTCTCCTCCTCGGAGGCGCGGCCACCCTGCTCGGGCCGATCGTCGGCGCGATGCTGTTCTGGGTTCTGCTGTCGCTGTCCAACGGCATCATCGTGGGACTGCGCGACGTCGGCATCCTGGGGTTCATGTCCAGCACCCAGACGGGCCAGGTGCGCTTCATCCTCGTCGGCATCGGACTGATGCTCCTCGTGATCTTCCGGCCACAGGGCATCTTCGGCAACAAGAAGGAGCTGTCGTTCAATGTCTGACACGACCGTCACCCACCCGCTCGTCAAGGGCGAGGTCGGACCCGGCTGCGCCAAGGTCGACCCGATCGTCGTCGCCGACAACGTCACTCGTCAGTTCGGCGGCCTGAAGGCCGTCGACGTCGACCACCTCGAGATCCCGCGCGGACAGATCACCGCCCTCATCGGCCCGAACGGGGCCGGGAAGACGACGCTGTTCAATCTGCTCACGGGCTTCGACAAGCCCAACACGGGCAGCTGGAGCTTCGAGGGGTCGAACCTCGCCGGTGTGCCGGCGTTCAAGGTGTCTCGTAAGGGCATGGTGCGCACGTTCCAGCTCACCAAGTCGCTCGGGCGCCTCTCGGTGCTGCAGAACATGCTGCTCGGCGCCCGCGGGCAGAAGGGCGAGAACATCTTCCGCGCCCTGATCCCGGGGATCTGGCGCTCGCAGGAGTCCGAGAACACCACGCGAGCCGACGACCTGCTGCGTCGGTTCAAGCTCGACGCCAAGCGCGAGGACTTCGCCGCATCGCTCTCGGGCGGCCAGCGAAAGCTCCTCGAGATGGCGCGCGCGCTCATGAGCGACCCGAAGCTCGTCATGCTCGACGAGCCCATGGCGGGCGTCAACCCGGCGCTCACGCAGAGCCTGCTCGGGCACATCCTCGACCTGAAGAAGGAGGGGATGAGCGTGCTGTTCGTCGAGCACGACATGCACATGGTCCGTCACATCTCCGACTGGGTCGTCGTCATGGCCGAGGGCCGCGTCGTGGCGGAGGGGCCGCCCGAGACCGTCATGAGCGACCAGGCCGTGATCGACGCCTACCTCGGCGCCCACCACGACACCGATCTCGGCGACATGACCACGTCGCAGCTCGAGACCATCCAGGCCGAGGCCGCCGCCGAGGCGGAAGCGGAGCTCATCGCCGACGAAAAGGACGGGAAGCTCTGATGACCGACACCGCCACCACCACCCGCACCGCGGTGCTGCGCACCGACGACCTCGTGGCCGGCTACCTGCCGGGCGTGAACATCCTGAACGGGTGCACGGTCGACGCGTACCAGGGCGATCTCATCGGGATCATCGGCCCGAACGGCGCCGGCAAGTCGACGCTGCTGAAGGCCATCTTCGGCCAGGTGAAGATCCGCGGCGGAGCCGTGCTGCTCAACGGCGAGGACATCACCTCGCTCAAGGCCGACAAGCTCGTCGGCAAGGGCGTCGGCATGGTCCCGCAGAACAACAACGTGTTCCCGAGCCTGTCGATCGAAGAGAACCTGCAGATGGGTCTCTTCCAGCGACCCAAGGTCTTCGCCGAGCGGTTCGAGTTCGTCAGCGGACTGTTCCCCGAACTGGCCAAGCGACGCCGTCAGCGCGCGGGCTCGCTCTCGGGCGGTGAGCGCCAGATGGTCGCCATGGGTCGAGCGCTGATGATGGACCCGTCGGTGCTCTTGCTCGACGAGCCGTCCGCGGGTCTGTCGCCCGTGCGCCAGGACGAGACGTTCCTCCGGGTCGCCGAGATCAACCGCGCCGGGGTGACGATCATCATGGTCGAGCAGAACGCCCGCCGCTGCCTGCAGATCTGCCACCGGGCCTACGTGCTCGACCAGGGCAAGGACGCGTACACCGGCACCGGTCGCGAACTGCTCACCGATCCCCGCGTCATCGAGCTGTACCTCGGCACCCTCGCGGCCGACGAGGACGCGAAGCGCGACAACCGGGAGTCTCCCGCCTGATCCGACGCCGATATGCCGCGAGCGCGGCGCTCACCCTCGCGGGCGTCGCGCTCTCGTCATGCGCGAGCAGTGCCGCGCCGACACCCGTCTCGGTCGCCCTCGTGCAGCAACGCGGCGATATCGCTCCGGGTCGCGTGCAGCTGCGCGTGACGAACGACGGCGACTCCCCCGTCGTCGTGACGTCTGCGACGCTCACCCCTCCCGTGCTCGCGGAGCCGGGCGGCGGCGAGACGAAGCGACCTGTGACGCTGTCCCCGGGCCGGACGGTGGACCTCCCGGTGGCGCTGCCCGCTCTGCGGTGCGTCACGGAAGATCCGTCCGTCCGGGCGGTACTGCGCCTCGAAGAAGACGGGGAAAGCCGTGACGCGACGCTGGACGTCACGGACGAGTTCGGAGTGCTCACTCGTCTGGCTGAGACCGAATGCGGCCGGGAGGCCGTGGCATCCGTCGCCCGGATCTCGGCCGCGTCGGCGGCAGTGGGTGAAGGCGGAACCATCGATCTCGAGGTCTCGATCGAGCCGACCAGCGATGCCGGGGCGGGGACCGCCGAACTCCGCGCCCTGCGAGGCACTCCCCTGCTGCGCTTCCCCGCCGGCACCGAGACGCCGCTGGACGTGACCGTGCGCCCGGACGACCCTCCCTCGACGGTGACGATCGCTCTGACGCCGCAGCGCTGCGATGCGCACGCGATCGCCGAAGACAAGGTCGGCACCCTGTTCGACCTCGTGGTCCGGGTCGAGGATCGCGACGTGGTCATCCCGCTCGAACGATCGCCGTCGGTCGCCGCCGCGATCCTGTCGGCCACAGCCGCCGTCTGCGGCCTCACCCCGTAGTCACGACATGCGAAAGGGCCCGGATCCTTTCGGATCCGAGCCCCTCGCGTGGTGTCAGGTCACTCGTTGAGCGAGCCGAACTCCGTGTTCAGCAGGGTGTACTTGTTGTCGGCACCGTACTGGTAGATGCCGATGTACGCCTCGGTCGGGTCACCGTTCGCGTCGAACGTGATCGGGCCGGAGACACCGTCGTAGTCGATGTCCTTGCCCTCGTTGATGAGCTTCAGGCAGTCAGCGAAGGTCGTGCACTTCTCGCCATCCTCGGAGACCGACTGCAGGTTGTCACGGATCGCCGTGCCCGAGTCGTCCTTGGCCTGTGCCGCAGCGAGAGCCGCGACGATGACCGCGTCGTAGGACTCCGGCGCGTAGCTGAAGTCGGTGAGGGCGGGGTCGACCTCCTTCAGGCGAGCCTGGAAGTCGGTGTCGGCCGGGTTGCCGGGGAGGGTTCCCTTGGCGCCCTGCAGAGTGCCCGCCGGGAACTCGTACGAATTCGACAGGTTGCCGTCGACGAAGTAGACCTTCGACGCCGGGTAGCCCTGCGTGCTGACGAGCTGCGGGATGATCGACGACGTCTCTTCGAAGGCGATGACCGCGACCGCGTCGGGCTTGGCCTGCAGCAGCTGGTCGACCTGCGAGGTGAAGACCGTGTCACCCGGGTTGTAGGGGACCGCGACCGAGACCTCGCCACCGGCGGCCTCGACGGCCTTGGTCGCGTTGTCCTTGAGGCCGATGCCGTAGGGGTCGTTGATGTAGATGATGCCGACGTTGGCGGCGCCGTCACCGGTCATCAGGTTGCCGAGCACGCGGCCCTGCAGGACGTCGGAGGGCGCGGTACGCCAGTAGTAACCGTCGTCGGCGTACGTGGTGAAGTCGGGCGAGGTGTTCGCCGGCGAGATCTGCACGATGCCGGCGTTGACCAGCTGGTCGATGAAGGTGAAGGACACACCCGAGGACGCGGCACCGATCACCACGTCCGCACCGGCGTCGACGAGCTCGGTGGCGGACTGGGTCGCGATGTCGGTCGTGGTGTCACCCGA
Protein-coding regions in this window:
- a CDS encoding branched-chain amino acid ABC transporter permease, translated to MDWLSIFNNAAGELISPTTAAYALAAIGLSVHFGYAGLLNFGQAGFMAVGAYAFAIATLSLSAPVWLAILIAIAASVLFAFILGIPTLRLRADYLAIVTIAAAEIVRYVVSTVGLTDITGGSQGLNGYNREFQALNPLPGGTYGIGPWTYSANDWWVRLFGWGLVIVATLLVFLLMRSPWGRVVKGIREDEDAVRSLGKNVYAYKMQALVLGGVMGGLAGVVFILPRAVQPGNYGTALTFFIWTALLLGGAATLLGPIVGAMLFWVLLSLSNGIIVGLRDVGILGFMSSTQTGQVRFILVGIGLMLLVIFRPQGIFGNKKELSFNV
- a CDS encoding ABC transporter ATP-binding protein, with protein sequence MSDTTVTHPLVKGEVGPGCAKVDPIVVADNVTRQFGGLKAVDVDHLEIPRGQITALIGPNGAGKTTLFNLLTGFDKPNTGSWSFEGSNLAGVPAFKVSRKGMVRTFQLTKSLGRLSVLQNMLLGARGQKGENIFRALIPGIWRSQESENTTRADDLLRRFKLDAKREDFAASLSGGQRKLLEMARALMSDPKLVMLDEPMAGVNPALTQSLLGHILDLKKEGMSVLFVEHDMHMVRHISDWVVVMAEGRVVAEGPPETVMSDQAVIDAYLGAHHDTDLGDMTTSQLETIQAEAAAEAEAELIADEKDGKL
- a CDS encoding ABC transporter ATP-binding protein, whose product is MTDTATTTRTAVLRTDDLVAGYLPGVNILNGCTVDAYQGDLIGIIGPNGAGKSTLLKAIFGQVKIRGGAVLLNGEDITSLKADKLVGKGVGMVPQNNNVFPSLSIEENLQMGLFQRPKVFAERFEFVSGLFPELAKRRRQRAGSLSGGERQMVAMGRALMMDPSVLLLDEPSAGLSPVRQDETFLRVAEINRAGVTIIMVEQNARRCLQICHRAYVLDQGKDAYTGTGRELLTDPRVIELYLGTLAADEDAKRDNRESPA
- a CDS encoding ABC transporter substrate-binding protein; protein product: MNVFTRSRAGKVLGGIALVGASALVLAGCSGGGGNDAAAPSASSGGGAVSTADGTFHVGTILPATGNLAFLGPPEVAGVKLAIEDIEATGSEFPFKVELTERDSGDTTTDIATQSATELVDAGADVVIGAASSGVSFTFIDQLVNAGIVQISPANTSPDFTTYADDGYYWRTAPSDVLQGRVLGNLMTGDGAANVGIIYINDPYGIGLKDNATKAVEAAGGEVSVAVPYNPGDTVFTSQVDQLLQAKPDAVAVIAFEETSSIIPQLVSTQGYPASKVYFVDGNLSNSYEFPAGTLQGAKGTLPGNPADTDFQARLKEVDPALTDFSYAPESYDAVIVAALAAAQAKDDSGTAIRDNLQSVSEDGEKCTTFADCLKLINEGKDIDYDGVSGPITFDANGDPTEAYIGIYQYGADNKYTLLNTEFGSLNE